From the Sphingobacteruim zhuxiongii genome, the window TAATAAGGAACGTTCATTTTGAACACGTCCTCGAATTTTGACTTAGGTTCTTTTGCTAAAGTTTTACCTTGAACTTTTGCTCCGTTCGCAGGAGTGTAAGTAAAAGTTGTTGATTCTGGACCACCAGCAGGTACGTTCATACCGTAGATATGCCATCCCTCTTCAACATTTGCTTTGATCAAAATAACTGCTTCATTGTTGGCTAGTTTTTTGAATCCTACCGACCATTTAACCGGGTTATGAACCTGTGCCATAACGCCTGAAACGGCAAATACTAAAAACGCAATTAATAAATTTATTCTTTTCATGTAAATTACTTTTAATCATTGACTGCTAGAAGCCAATAAAGTTTAAATCAAAGGTAGGATTTATAATGAAATTTAATTCTATGTAATCGATTTATTGCAAAAGAAATTCGACTTCTTTAAAATAAAATGTTGTTACCCCGTCATTTGTTTCTAAATATAGCTTTCCATCCTCGTCAACGCGCAATATTTTTGCCTCGAAAATTTCATCGCCAGCACGATACTTCGATGTCTGATTGCGTAGAAATAGGTTTTCGTTATATTCCGCTAGTAAATTTTCATGCGAAATCTCCTGCTTCTCTAAAGCGATATATCGTTTAGTTATGTAGTTAATAATTTCTCGGCACGAATTTTCTAGGGAGGGGACGGTATAATTTGTTTCTCGAAAAATAGAGCTTGCTTTTTCTGCAATCTCTCCTGGGAATTCTTCTTGATTGGCGTTTATTCCAATTCCAATTATGGACTCCTTAATTCCTTTAGAATTGCTCTTGTTCTCAATCAAAATGCCGGTAACTTTTTTATCGTTAATCATGAGGTCGTTCGGCCATTTGATTTTCGCGTCGATTTGTAACGAATGAAACCAATCGATAATGCCCAAACTAACACACATATTCAGTATAAAATGATCTCTTAATTTGAGAAAGACGGGGTATAGCAATAAACTGAACGTAATATTGACATTTGGGGCTGAAAGCCACGTATTGTCGCGTTGTCCACGACCATTTGTTTG encodes:
- a CDS encoding protein-disulfide reductase DsbD domain-containing protein, whose protein sequence is MKRINLLIAFLVFAVSGVMAQVHNPVKWSVGFKKLANNEAVILIKANVEEGWHIYGMNVPAGGPESTTFTYTPANGAKVQGKTLAKEPKSKFEDVFKMNVPYYNGEVVFQQKVKLANNKPTTVKGVASFMACDKERCLPPDEYEFAVTIK
- a CDS encoding biotin--[acetyl-CoA-carboxylase] ligase — encoded protein: MQNNIFSGDSRPLNLIVLDEVTSTNDYLKSQLSKFKPLPEFTAIMARKQTNGRGQRDNTWLSAPNVNITFSLLLYPVFLKLRDHFILNMCVSLGIIDWFHSLQIDAKIKWPNDLMINDKKVTGILIENKSNSKGIKESIIGIGINANQEEFPGEIAEKASSIFRETNYTVPSLENSCREIINYITKRYIALEKQEISHENLLAEYNENLFLRNQTSKYRAGDEIFEAKILRVDEDGKLYLETNDGVTTFYFKEVEFLLQ